The DNA segment AATCCCCTTAAGCGCACTCGATATCACCTTCCTACGATGTGTTGTCGCGGCCTTGGTCTTGGCATTACTCATCAAATTCCGTGGTAAATACTTAAGCCTTGCCAGCAAACAGGATTATCTGGTTGCTATCGGCTTAGGTGTGATAGTCAGCTTGCACTGGGTCACCTACTTTGCCGCGATGCAACTCTCATCGGTCGCCATCGGCATGATTGCCTTCTTCACCTATCCAGTGATGACAGTCATTGCCGAGCCGTTATTAACAGGCAATAAAATCAAGCTGATGGATATTATCAGCGGTGTTTTAGTGCTGATAGGCGTAGTGCTATTGATCCCCGAAGCCAATCTTGGCAACGATACAACCTTAGGGATTGCGGTCGGGATTGTCTCGGCGATGCTATTTACCGCCCGTAACTTACTGCAAAAACGCTATTTTTCCCAATATAGCGGCCCCCATGCCATGTTTTATCAGACCTTAGTGGCGGCAGTGTTTCTTATGCCTTGGCATCAAACCGAGTTACAGACTATCTCCCTCGAGACTTGGGGCTTGATTGTGCTGCTCGGAGTGGTATTTACCGCCGCGCCCCATGCACTCTTCACCTCAGCATTGCGCCAATTAAGCGCTAAAACCGTCGGGTTAGTCTCCTGCCTACAGCCCTTCTACGGGGCCATGTTGGCATTAGTGATCTTAGGCGAAGCGCTGAATCTCAACACCCTGATAGGCGGAACCATCATAGTCGCCACCGCCATCTTCGAAACCCATCAATCCCACCAGTCACAACGGCGAAAAAAGAACGTCTGAAACATACCAATCTTGGCCTAAGTTGGCTAAGATGAGTGCGTCTTTCGCCCCTAATTGCTTTTGCTTATATGCCACGTATTTTATTGTTCGTTATTGCTTTTTTCTCTTTTTCTCTCAATGCCAATTCGCCACTGCAATTGGATAAGCGACTTGGCCTAAACAACCAAAATCAGCAACAAAATATTAGCATTGACGATCAAATTGTTGAGCTTAAAAACAACATTGATAGATTGGCAGCGAATGCGAGCAGTTTTCAGCAGGCTCAGCTCGATTTTGAAGAAAACAAAAAGGTCATCGACCACGGCTTAAAAGAAGCCGCCAAGCCCTTAAAGCTGGATAAAGCCACAGATCTTAACCAGCAAGCCTCGATGGCTTATTTACGACTGTCGGAATTAAAAGAGAGCGAAACGGCCCTTGGCAATCAAGTCAGCGAACTGTTGCAACGCCACAATCAGCTGCCCTCCGTCATCGCCAACGCAAGACAGAATGTGCTGCAAAATAAGAAAACCGACTTGGCCCCACTGGATACGCCAACGGGCGAGTTACAGCAAACACAGCGGATTTTCTTCGAACAAAGCCTCGCCACTAACGAGGCCGAGCTTGCCAGCAGCCAAAAGCGCATCGAACTCACCCAGCTACAGTTACAGTTGGTTCGCCAGCAATTGAGCCAACAGGAAGCCTTTATTGAAACCATCAATAAGGCGATGAATAAACAGCGTCAACAACAAACCGATGCAACCTTGGCGAAAAATTTAGTGGATACCGCCAAGGTCGTGGATCCTGTGACCCGCAATATTGCCGACACAAACCAGATCTACGGCCAAAAACTCCAAACCTTAACCTTGCAAATCAACAATGTGGTTGAACAGCAAGAGCAGGCCGAACTGCAATATCAATCCCAAGCCAAACAGCTGGCGAATATCCAAGAGCAAATCACTTGGGTCAAAATGAATTCCGCCTTTGGCGAGCGTTTTTTGCAGATGTTGCAATCTCTGCCTAAACCGCCAAACCATGAGAAGCTACAAACTCTGATCGCCGATGCTCGCCTCGATAGGTACCACCTCGAGCAACAACAGGCACTCAACGAACAAGAGTTAGAACAAACCAACCTCTACAACGAGGGACAAATTAAGCTATTGCGCTCACAACAAGCGCTGCTGACGCAGTTGATGCAGAGTTATGATCAATATTTGAGTGAGCTTGGCAAACTCAAAGTCAATTATCAGCAACTTAGCCAACAACACCTGACCTTAAAAAACACCCTCAACGAGCACTTGTTTTGGGTACCCAACGCCGCCAGCATGAACAAACTCTGGCTCACCGATGTGCAGCGCAGCGCTCTATGGCTCATCCAAGAGGCGCAGTGGGGACAATTGGGCAAAGCCTGGCAGGAGCAAAATGACTACTGGTCCTGGTGGATCATTCTGTTAGTGCTTTGCTTGGTCATCCAAGATTTAATCCGGCCTAAGTTCAAACGCTTACTCAGCCACTATGTCACCTACGTGGGCAATGTGACGCAGGATAAATTTATCTACACCTTTAAATCCTTAGTCCTGAGCCTTGGTTATGCCCTGATCAAACCGCTACCCATAGTGGCGGCGGGATGGATTTTCTATCAATCCGAACGTAACTTTGTGCAGGCCGTCGGCATGGGGATTTTGGCGATAGGATTAGTTTACCTATTGTATCGCTTGATATTTATTCTCGCCCTCGACAAAGGGGTCTTGGTTGGCCATTTCAAACGCCCTTCTAAACTTATCCAAGCAGGTCAGCTCAGACTCAAACACTTTGTGTTTGTCGCCAGCCCCTGCTCGGCATTATGGGCTTTACCGAAGTCCTCGACGCATCCCTAATCCGCAATAGCATTGGCCGTGGTGCATTTATCTGTTTTTGTGTGGTTTTATTCTTGTTATACAAGGATATCTTGGTGCTAAGCCGCCAAAATAGCGACACTCAAAAGGATGGCAAAAACAAACGACTGCTGCAAAAAATGCTCTGGGCCCTATTGATCTCTGTGCCTCTGCTCAGTGCCGGACTCGCCTTCAGGGGCTACTACTTCACCGCCTTCCAAATGCTGTTGCAGTTACAGCTTTCCATCGTATTGGGATTAAGTTTCTTACTGCTTTATCAATTGATTAAGCGTTGGATGTTGATCGAGCGCCGCCGTATTGCCTTCGATCGTGCCAAGGCCAAACGGGCCGAACGGTTAGCGCAGCGGGAAAAGGGCGAGACTCACCATGTTTCTAGCGATGGCCTCGATACCTACGAAGAGCCAGTCGTCGACCTCGAAACCATTTCGAGTCAGTCCCTCGGGTTAGTGCGCTCCCTATTGCTATTGGCGTTTTTGGCGAGCTTGATTGGCCTGTGGACGCAAACCCATACCGCGCTATTTTCCTTCTTGGATGGCATCACCCTCTGGACGACAAATACCAGCGTCAATGGTGTCGAGCAGCAGCTGCCTATCACCATGAAATCGCTGTTATTGGGCTTAGTTATTGTTGGCTTCTCACTGATGATTGCGACCAATTTACCCGGTCTGCTCGAGCTGATGATCCTACAACGGCTCGATCTGACACCCGGTACCGGCTTTGCCATCACCACGGTAAGCCGTTATTTAGTGGTGTTTTTAGGACTGCTGATTGGTTTTTCGAATCTCGGGATGGAATGGTCAAAACTGCAATGGTTGATTGCCGCCTTGTCACTGGGTCTAGGTTTTGGTTTGCAGGAGATTTTTGCCAACTTTATCTCGGGCCTGATTATTCTGTTTGAAAAGCCAGTACGGATTGGCGATACGGTGACGATCCGCGATCTGACGGGAACCGTGAGTAAAATTCAGATCCGCGCCACCACCATTATCGACTGGGACAGAAAGGAAATTATCATTCCAAACAAGGCCTTTATTACCGAGCAATTGATTAACTGGTCACTATCAGACCCCATCACACGGGTGATAGTGCATGTGTCGGTTGCCCGCGACTCAGATCCAGCTAAAGTCGAGGCCACCCTGTATCAAGCGGTGCAGGAATGCGAAGATGCGCTGCCGAATCCAGAGCCTGAAGTCTGGTTTGCAGGCTTTGGTAAACATACCCAAGATTACGAAGTTCGTGCCTATGCAAAAGAGATGTCGGCCCGTTGGCCGCTACGCCACGATCTGCATAAACGCATCACCCGTAAGCTTAAAGAAAACAACTTAGAACTCGCCTATCCGCAAATGGAAATCCATCTTAAAAATGGCCAGAATCGCGATCAGGTCGGCATTATCCGCAGTTAATAGGACGAAAATCAGATGCTTATTTTTGCTCACCGTGGTGCCAGCGGTTATGTGGCGGAAAATACCTTAGCCGCCATGGCCAAAGCCATTGAGTTAGGTGCCACAGCCATTGAGCTGGATGTGCATAATGTCGAAGGGGAGTTAGTGGTATTTCACGACCGCAGACTCGACAGTAAGAGCTCGGGCCAAGGTATCATCCACTTAGTCAACAAAGAGTATTTGGGCAAGATCACTGTCAAAGGTGAACCGATTCCCACACTCTGGCAAGTGCTCGAACTGGTTGCTGGCCGCGCCACAATCAACATCGAACTTAAAGGGGTGAATACGGTAGCGCCGCTACTCGAGCTTTATCCTAAGGCGATTGCCGAGCTGGGATTCAGCGCGGAGCAATTGCTGATCTCATCCTTTAATCATCCCTATTTACAGCAAGTCAAACAGGCGTTGCCACAGGCATTAGTGGCGCCCTTACTGGCCAGTATTCCCCTCGATGGTGCGGCGGTGGTGAGCGAGTTAGCCGCCTATTCCCTGCATTTAGACGTGAGTTTTATCAGCAAGTCCCTAGTGGATGACGCCCACCAGAGGGGCGCTAAGGTGTATGTTTACACTGTCGATCATGGTGATGATATCCATGCCCTTAAGCAGTTAGGGGTCGATGGTATCTTTAGCAATTACCCCGACCGTGCCATGCAGGCGCTGTTACAACCCACCAATACCAATTATTGCGGCTACTTCGAATAACCCCATGGCGTGGATTTAGCGGTTTAGGCTTGGCTATTTCGCTGCGCCCAATAACCGATAAAAATGAACATGGCGACGATCAGCAAAAACATCCAATGGGATGGCATGGCAACGATTTGCCTTGCCACCCAAGGCGTAGCTTTAACGATAAGCAGCCCATAGCCAAAGGCATTCACAATAATAAAAACAAAGGTTCGCAGGATAAACGAATGGCCCAGTAAATGCCGTCTGAGGATACGATTCACATCGGCTGAAAACACTAAAATCAAACACACGACCATGGCCGTGGCGATATCGAAGGACCAAGGGCGAAGCATATTTCCTAAATGGCCAATAATGGCGACTAACTGATCAAACATAATCACTCAACCTAAAATGACGCTGCAAAATCAAAATAACTACAGCAGCGTATTGAAAAATAACGACAACCAAGCATAAAGGGAGACGACATGGGGCACAAGTTACTCTTACTGACCAAAGCGAATGAGCAGTATCGCCAGCTCATTGAGGCGCAGCAGTTACCAGGGCTTGAGTTGCTCGATGATAATCCCGCGAATATTGCACAGGCCAATATTTGGCTTGCCGAACCTAAACTTGCCGCGCCGCTGCTGCCC comes from the Shewanella seohaensis genome and includes:
- a CDS encoding DMT family transporter; amino-acid sequence: MSQTAKPSGLIELHLAVLMFGGTALFSKLIPLSALDITFLRCVVAALVLALLIKFRGKYLSLASKQDYLVAIGLGVIVSLHWVTYFAAMQLSSVAIGMIAFFTYPVMTVIAEPLLTGNKIKLMDIISGVLVLIGVVLLIPEANLGNDTTLGIAVGIVSAMLFTARNLLQKRYFSQYSGPHAMFYQTLVAAVFLMPWHQTELQTISLETWGLIVLLGVVFTAAPHALFTSALRQLSAKTVGLVSCLQPFYGAMLALVILGEALNLNTLIGGTIIVATAIFETHQSHQSQRRKKNV
- a CDS encoding glycerophosphodiester phosphodiesterase — encoded protein: MLIFAHRGASGYVAENTLAAMAKAIELGATAIELDVHNVEGELVVFHDRRLDSKSSGQGIIHLVNKEYLGKITVKGEPIPTLWQVLELVAGRATINIELKGVNTVAPLLELYPKAIAELGFSAEQLLISSFNHPYLQQVKQALPQALVAPLLASIPLDGAAVVSELAAYSLHLDVSFISKSLVDDAHQRGAKVYVYTVDHGDDIHALKQLGVDGIFSNYPDRAMQALLQPTNTNYCGYFE
- a CDS encoding DUF3392 domain-containing protein, yielding MFDQLVAIIGHLGNMLRPWSFDIATAMVVCLILVFSADVNRILRRHLLGHSFILRTFVFIIVNAFGYGLLIVKATPWVARQIVAMPSHWMFLLIVAMFIFIGYWAQRNSQA